From Hymenobacter sedentarius, a single genomic window includes:
- a CDS encoding GreA/GreB family elongation factor, which yields MSRGFVKEDDSQQPPIIPPRAALPPGTPNYVTPNGLEQLRAELTAMEAERAQAEGNRDNDTDRTHRLSLYNGRIALLAERIASAKVVDPHTQPPKEVRFGATVTLRTVSGGKVGAERRFTIVGVDEADVAHGKVAFIAPIARAVQGAKLGKTVTVKLGPQEEVVQVESIAYDNTPA from the coding sequence ATGAGCCGAGGATTTGTAAAAGAGGATGACTCCCAGCAGCCACCCATTATTCCGCCGCGGGCGGCGCTGCCGCCCGGCACGCCCAACTATGTCACGCCCAACGGCCTCGAGCAGCTCCGCGCCGAGCTCACGGCCATGGAAGCCGAGCGCGCCCAGGCCGAGGGCAACCGCGACAACGACACCGACCGCACCCACCGGCTGTCGCTCTACAACGGCCGCATTGCTCTGCTCGCCGAGCGCATTGCCAGTGCCAAAGTGGTAGACCCGCACACGCAGCCCCCCAAGGAAGTGCGCTTTGGCGCCACCGTCACGCTGCGCACGGTGAGCGGGGGCAAAGTCGGCGCCGAGCGTCGGTTTACCATTGTGGGGGTTGACGAAGCCGACGTAGCCCACGGGAAGGTGGCGTTTATCGCGCCCATTGCCCGGGCCGTGCAGGGAGCCAAGTTGGGCAAGACCGTTACGGTGAAGCTGGGCCCGCAAGAAGAAGTGGTGCAAGTAGAGTCTATCGCCTACGACAACACCCCAGCTTAG
- a CDS encoding bestrophin family protein: MIVYKSTDWWEALRHLRSSGIIRLLLKRVLWVGLYATVVTAGAVQFNLLNFTVDKEFFTFLGIMLSLLLAFRTNSAYDRFYEGRRLWGQLVNNCRNLAVLLHARLPADDYANRTYLAQLLSNFPIALDGHLRGGVRFHKLGEAHSGYVEQLRQVSHVPSRIAAQLQEFYEQLLQEGLILPTHLLTIQRHHEVLLDVAGACERIKSTPIPFSYSYFIKGFISVFIATMPFNLLDTYEYMTVPITMFGAYALLGVEMIGDEIEDPFGKDSNDLPLTQLSNRIRANVHEILGVALHEDVKGLADVPYSVVF, translated from the coding sequence ATGATTGTATATAAATCGACTGACTGGTGGGAAGCCCTGCGCCACCTGCGTTCCTCGGGCATTATCCGCCTCCTGCTAAAGCGTGTGCTGTGGGTGGGGCTGTACGCTACCGTGGTCACGGCCGGGGCGGTGCAGTTCAACCTGCTGAATTTTACCGTAGATAAGGAGTTTTTTACTTTCCTGGGCATCATGCTCAGCTTGCTTCTGGCGTTCCGGACCAATTCGGCCTACGACCGGTTTTACGAAGGCCGCCGGCTCTGGGGTCAGCTCGTGAACAACTGCCGCAACCTGGCCGTGCTGCTCCACGCCCGCCTCCCGGCCGATGACTACGCCAACCGCACGTACTTGGCTCAACTTCTGTCCAACTTCCCCATTGCCCTGGATGGGCACCTGCGGGGAGGCGTGCGATTTCACAAGCTGGGCGAGGCCCACAGCGGCTATGTGGAACAGCTGCGGCAGGTCAGCCACGTGCCGTCGCGCATTGCGGCCCAGCTGCAGGAATTCTACGAACAGCTGCTACAGGAGGGCCTTATTCTGCCCACGCACCTGCTCACAATTCAGCGGCACCACGAAGTGCTGCTGGACGTGGCCGGCGCCTGCGAGCGGATTAAAAGCACGCCCATCCCTTTCTCCTACAGCTACTTCATCAAGGGCTTTATCTCGGTATTCATCGCCACCATGCCCTTCAACCTGCTCGATACCTACGAGTACATGACGGTGCCCATCACCATGTTCGGCGCCTACGCCCTGCTGGGCGTGGAGATGATAGGCGACGAAATCGAAGACCCCTTCGGCAAAGACAGCAACGACCTGCCGCTCACCCAGCTCTCGAACCGCATCCGGGCCAACGTGCACGAAATCCTGGGCGTGGCCCTGCACGAAGACGTGAAAGGGCTTGCCGACGTGCCGTATAGCGTGGTGTTTTAA
- a CDS encoding MFS transporter: MKASLVENTPLSIPITSPTASPTETPAPQLLDNALVWLMAVTCGLVVANIYYNQPLLAAIGRTFRLSDSSASLVATATQIGYTLGMLLVVPLGDKLERKRMMLLMLLGAALCMGLAAWAPSFAVLAGASVLLGIFSAVPQLLVPMAAHLAPEASRGRIVGRVMSGLLIGILLSRTVSGYVGLHLGWRAMFEIGAGLMVLLAALLAWKLPTDQPTFTGSYGSLMKSLLTLTREQAPLRRAALVGASLFAAFSVFWTTLAFYLEGAPFHYGSDVAGFFGLIGAFGALAAPLAGKTADTKGPDYTIALGIVLALVAYAILGFGGLYVAGLVIGVILLDVGVQATHISNQSMIFSLVPEARSRLNTVYMTAYFTGGSLGSILGGLAWVHGGWPGVCFVGGALTAVALLVSRRYGRE; this comes from the coding sequence ATGAAAGCATCCCTCGTTGAGAATACGCCTTTATCTATTCCCATTACTTCTCCCACCGCCTCCCCTACTGAAACCCCGGCTCCCCAGCTGCTAGACAACGCCTTGGTGTGGCTCATGGCCGTGACCTGCGGCCTGGTAGTAGCCAATATCTACTACAACCAGCCGCTGCTCGCCGCCATCGGCCGCACGTTCCGCCTTTCCGACAGCAGCGCCAGCCTGGTGGCCACAGCTACGCAGATAGGCTACACGCTGGGCATGCTGCTGGTGGTGCCACTGGGCGACAAGCTGGAGCGCAAGCGCATGATGCTGCTTATGCTGCTGGGCGCGGCCCTGTGTATGGGCCTGGCCGCCTGGGCCCCCAGCTTTGCGGTGCTGGCGGGGGCGAGCGTGCTGCTGGGCATCTTCTCGGCGGTGCCGCAACTGCTGGTACCTATGGCCGCCCACCTGGCCCCGGAAGCCAGCCGCGGCCGCATCGTGGGGCGCGTGATGAGCGGCCTGCTCATCGGCATCCTGCTTTCGCGCACCGTGAGCGGCTACGTGGGCCTGCACCTGGGCTGGCGCGCCATGTTTGAAATTGGGGCCGGGCTCATGGTGCTGCTCGCCGCCCTGCTGGCCTGGAAGCTGCCCACCGACCAACCCACGTTCACCGGTTCCTATGGCTCGCTGATGAAGTCGCTGCTCACGCTCACCCGCGAGCAGGCGCCGCTGCGCCGCGCCGCGCTGGTGGGCGCCAGCCTCTTCGCCGCCTTCAGCGTATTTTGGACCACGCTGGCGTTTTACCTCGAAGGTGCCCCCTTCCACTACGGCAGCGACGTAGCCGGCTTCTTCGGCTTAATTGGTGCTTTCGGGGCCCTAGCCGCCCCGCTGGCTGGCAAAACTGCCGATACCAAAGGCCCCGACTACACCATTGCACTAGGCATTGTGCTGGCGCTGGTGGCTTACGCCATTCTGGGTTTCGGCGGCCTCTACGTGGCGGGCTTGGTAATTGGAGTCATCCTGCTCGATGTGGGCGTGCAGGCCACACACATTTCCAATCAGTCGATGATATTCTCGCTGGTGCCCGAGGCCCGCAGCCGGCTCAACACCGTGTACATGACGGCCTACTTTACTGGCGGCTCCTTGGGCTCAATTCTGGGCGGGCTGGCCTGGGTACACGGCGGCTGGCCCGGCGTGTGCTTCGTGGGCGGCGCCCTCACGGCGGTAGCGCTGCTGGTGAGCCGGCGCTACGGGCGGGAGTAG
- a CDS encoding AraC family transcriptional regulator, protein MPTRASLPAAVAPLTVECLHSLVENRTVYALDGFELNVFETHQAAHRVQLRLDGLALTTMLRGKKVMHLPGRAAFDYLPGESVVVDKDELMEIDFPEACLCQPTQCLAVAIAPDTIRHTVDLLNERYPRAEAHQPWTLQQPEYAHLTNTPELTDTLGRLVAVSRTTHANKDVLASFTLQELLVRLMQTQARQLIFHDYARYLTSHRFAAVVDYIKQHLAENLSIDKLSALACMSKATFFRVFKREFGITPVEFIIRERLSEAKRLLRHPLASVAEVCMRAGFNNLSYFQALFKKYEGVTPGAYKKQMVA, encoded by the coding sequence ATGCCCACGCGCGCTTCCCTCCCCGCCGCCGTTGCCCCGCTCACCGTCGAGTGCCTGCACAGCCTCGTCGAAAACCGCACCGTGTACGCCCTCGATGGGTTTGAGCTCAACGTTTTTGAAACCCACCAGGCCGCCCACCGCGTGCAGCTGCGCCTCGACGGCCTGGCCCTGACCACCATGCTCCGCGGCAAAAAGGTGATGCACCTGCCCGGCCGCGCCGCTTTCGACTACCTGCCCGGCGAGTCGGTGGTGGTGGACAAGGACGAGCTCATGGAAATTGACTTCCCCGAGGCCTGCCTGTGCCAGCCCACCCAGTGCCTGGCCGTGGCCATCGCACCTGACACCATCCGCCACACCGTGGACCTGCTCAACGAGCGGTACCCGCGCGCCGAGGCCCACCAACCCTGGACCCTGCAACAGCCCGAGTACGCCCACCTCACCAACACCCCCGAGCTCACCGATACGCTGGGCCGCCTCGTGGCCGTGTCGCGTACCACCCACGCCAACAAGGACGTGCTGGCCAGTTTCACCCTGCAGGAACTGCTTGTGCGCCTGATGCAAACCCAGGCCCGCCAGCTCATTTTCCACGACTACGCCCGCTACCTCACCTCCCACCGCTTCGCCGCCGTGGTCGACTACATCAAGCAGCACCTGGCCGAGAACCTGAGCATCGACAAGCTCAGCGCGCTGGCCTGTATGAGCAAGGCCACGTTCTTCCGGGTGTTCAAGCGGGAGTTTGGCATCACGCCGGTGGAGTTCATCATCCGCGAGCGGCTGAGCGAGGCGAAGCGGCTGCTACGCCACCCGCTGGCGAGCGTGGCCGAAGTGTGCATGCGGGCGGGGTTCAACAATCTCTCTTACTTCCAGGCGCTTTTTAAGAAGTACGAGGGCGTGACGCCGGGGGCATATAAGAAGCAGATGGTGGCGTGA
- a CDS encoding S9 family peptidase → MKHVLLCLGLLLTLASPLPSVAQAPKAGAQPPLIDRELLFGDPEISGAQLSPDGRLLSFIKPYNGTRNIWVKGLNEPFEKARPMTNDQARPVRGYFWSRDGKYLLYSQDKGGDENFNIYAVNPAENLPAGQAVPTARDLTGLKGVRVQVVHVPLTDPNTLYIGLNDRDKAWHDLYKLNLTTGEKTLVRQNNDRIGAWEFDWNDQLRLASRSNPDGSTEWLRVEGDKLTPFYKTSIDELSNVVSFAKDNKRVYMVTNMGQGRNLAEIVLMDPATGKEEPFQADPLKRVDVDNLAVSEKTHEPIFVSFEDDRMRRVWKDKEFEKDFKTASAKLPGLDVYPTSNTTDERLWLLSANSATQPGVVYLFNRQTKQLTKQYDLRPQLNPAHLAEMKVVRYKSSDGLEIPAYLTLPKGVPAKNLPVIIMPHGGPWARSSYGFNPQHQFLANRGYAVLSPNFRASTGYGKKFLNAGNGEWGRKMQDDLTWGVKYLIAQGIADPKKVGIMGGSYGGYATLAGVAFTPDVYSAGVAIVAPSNLMTLLNAIPPYWEAGRKQMYARMADPGTEAGRAELARMSPLTAADKIKTPLLVVQGANDPRVNKAEADQIVVALRDRNYPVQYLLAPDEGHGFARPVNNMAMLAASEKFLSKHLGGRFQESMSPAVAKRLEEITVDPKTVTLVKETAVK, encoded by the coding sequence ATGAAACACGTTTTGCTCTGCCTGGGACTCCTGCTGACCTTGGCATCGCCGCTACCGAGCGTGGCGCAAGCCCCCAAAGCCGGCGCGCAGCCACCGCTTATCGACCGCGAATTGCTATTTGGCGACCCCGAGATTTCGGGCGCCCAGCTCTCGCCCGATGGCAGGCTTCTGTCCTTCATCAAGCCCTACAACGGCACCCGCAACATCTGGGTGAAGGGCCTGAACGAGCCCTTCGAGAAGGCCCGGCCCATGACCAACGACCAAGCCCGCCCAGTGCGCGGCTACTTCTGGAGCCGCGACGGCAAGTACCTGCTCTACAGCCAGGACAAGGGCGGCGACGAAAACTTCAACATCTACGCCGTGAACCCGGCCGAGAACCTGCCCGCCGGCCAGGCCGTGCCCACCGCCCGCGACCTCACCGGCCTCAAGGGCGTGCGGGTGCAGGTGGTGCACGTACCCCTCACCGACCCCAACACGCTCTACATCGGCCTGAACGACCGCGACAAGGCCTGGCACGACCTTTACAAGCTGAACCTGACCACCGGCGAGAAAACCCTGGTGCGCCAGAACAACGACCGCATCGGCGCCTGGGAGTTTGACTGGAACGACCAGCTACGGCTGGCATCGCGCTCTAACCCCGACGGCAGCACCGAGTGGCTGCGCGTGGAAGGCGACAAGCTGACGCCGTTCTACAAAACCTCCATCGACGAGCTGAGCAACGTGGTTTCCTTTGCCAAGGACAACAAGCGGGTGTACATGGTCACGAACATGGGCCAGGGCCGCAACCTGGCCGAAATCGTGCTGATGGACCCCGCTACCGGCAAGGAAGAGCCCTTCCAAGCCGACCCGCTGAAGCGCGTGGACGTGGACAATCTGGCCGTATCAGAGAAAACCCACGAACCGATTTTCGTCAGCTTCGAGGATGACCGGATGCGCCGCGTGTGGAAAGACAAGGAGTTTGAAAAGGACTTCAAAACGGCCAGTGCCAAGCTTCCCGGCCTCGACGTGTACCCCACCTCAAACACTACCGACGAGCGGCTGTGGCTGCTCTCGGCCAACTCGGCCACCCAGCCCGGCGTGGTGTACCTTTTCAACCGCCAAACCAAGCAACTCACCAAGCAGTACGATCTGCGCCCGCAGCTCAACCCCGCCCACCTGGCCGAGATGAAAGTGGTGCGCTACAAGTCGTCGGATGGCCTGGAAATTCCGGCGTACCTGACCTTGCCCAAGGGCGTGCCCGCCAAGAACTTGCCCGTTATCATCATGCCCCACGGCGGCCCCTGGGCCCGCAGCTCCTACGGTTTCAACCCGCAGCACCAGTTTTTGGCCAACCGCGGCTACGCGGTGCTGTCGCCCAACTTCCGCGCCAGCACCGGCTACGGCAAGAAATTCCTGAATGCCGGCAACGGCGAGTGGGGCCGCAAAATGCAGGATGACCTGACCTGGGGCGTGAAGTACCTCATCGCCCAGGGCATTGCCGACCCCAAAAAGGTGGGCATCATGGGCGGTTCCTACGGCGGCTACGCCACGCTGGCGGGCGTGGCCTTCACCCCGGATGTGTACTCGGCCGGCGTGGCCATTGTGGCGCCTTCCAACCTGATGACCTTGCTCAACGCCATTCCGCCTTATTGGGAAGCTGGGCGCAAGCAGATGTACGCCCGCATGGCCGACCCCGGCACCGAAGCCGGCCGGGCTGAGCTGGCGCGCATGTCGCCGCTGACCGCCGCCGATAAAATCAAAACGCCGCTGCTGGTGGTGCAGGGCGCCAACGACCCGCGCGTGAACAAGGCCGAGGCCGACCAGATAGTAGTGGCCCTGCGCGACCGCAACTACCCCGTGCAATACCTCCTCGCCCCCGACGAAGGCCACGGCTTCGCCCGCCCCGTGAACAACATGGCCATGCTGGCCGCCTCCGAGAAATTTCTATCCAAGCACCTGGGCGGCCGCTTCCAGGAAAGCATGTCGCCGGCCGTGGCGAAGCGCCTGGAAGAGATAACCGTGGACCCGAAAACGGTGACGCTGGTGAAAGAAACGGCCGTGAAGTAA
- a CDS encoding DUF779 domain-containing protein → MPTPRVLVTQAAEATIDLLRDENGPLMFHQSGGCCDGSSPMCFAKGEFRIGGNDVWLGQIHGCDFFMSTSQFEYWQHTQLTVDVTKGRGASFSLEIPLGVRFLIRSRLFTEEESKDMAPVQQGEEYLEQQAAS, encoded by the coding sequence ATGCCCACGCCCCGCGTCCTCGTTACCCAAGCCGCTGAGGCTACCATTGACCTTTTGCGCGACGAAAACGGCCCGCTTATGTTCCACCAAAGCGGCGGCTGCTGCGACGGTTCCTCGCCCATGTGCTTCGCCAAGGGCGAGTTTCGCATCGGCGGCAACGACGTGTGGCTGGGCCAGATTCACGGCTGCGACTTCTTCATGAGCACCAGCCAGTTTGAGTATTGGCAGCACACCCAGCTCACGGTGGACGTCACGAAGGGCCGGGGAGCCAGCTTCTCGCTGGAAATCCCGCTGGGCGTGCGCTTTCTGATTCGCTCGCGGCTGTTCACCGAGGAAGAATCCAAGGACATGGCCCCCGTGCAGCAAGGGGAGGAGTACCTTGAGCAGCAGGCTGCTTCCTAA
- the rfbD gene encoding dTDP-4-dehydrorhamnose reductase: MGSILVFGASGQLGQCLAHVAQERNTPNMVFLPEAQANILNPAGLAALFAEHRPAYCINCAAYTAVDKAEDEVELARKINRDGVANLSQLCGEYGTVLIQISTDFVFAGTGNQPLVETDEAAPISVYGLTKLEGEQVISDYTNKFFILRTSWLYSEYANNFVKTMLKLGREREELKIIWDQLGTPTYAIDLAGCILSIIETGSQEFGLYHYSNEGVTSWYDFATAIFELSQTPVRTVPIRTAEYPTKATRPTYSVMDKTKAKTQLGVAIPHWRHSLQVCLGRLEV; this comes from the coding sequence ATGGGTAGCATATTGGTTTTTGGGGCTTCGGGCCAATTGGGGCAGTGCCTGGCGCACGTAGCGCAGGAGCGGAACACGCCCAACATGGTGTTTCTACCCGAAGCGCAGGCCAATATCCTTAACCCCGCCGGCCTGGCAGCGCTTTTTGCCGAGCACCGCCCGGCCTACTGCATCAACTGCGCCGCCTACACGGCCGTGGACAAGGCCGAAGACGAAGTTGAGCTAGCCCGCAAAATCAACCGCGACGGCGTGGCCAACCTCAGCCAGCTGTGCGGAGAGTACGGCACCGTCCTCATCCAGATTTCTACCGACTTCGTCTTTGCTGGCACCGGCAACCAGCCTTTGGTAGAGACCGACGAAGCCGCGCCCATAAGCGTGTACGGCCTCACCAAGCTGGAAGGCGAGCAGGTAATCTCGGATTACACCAACAAGTTCTTCATCCTGCGCACGAGCTGGCTGTACTCCGAATACGCCAACAACTTCGTGAAAACCATGCTCAAGCTGGGCCGGGAGCGCGAGGAGCTCAAGATTATCTGGGACCAGCTAGGCACGCCCACGTACGCCATCGACTTGGCCGGCTGCATCCTCTCCATTATTGAAACTGGGAGCCAGGAATTCGGCCTCTATCATTATAGCAACGAGGGCGTCACGTCGTGGTACGATTTCGCTACGGCCATCTTCGAGCTGAGCCAGACTCCGGTGCGCACCGTGCCTATTCGCACGGCAGAATACCCCACCAAGGCCACGCGGCCCACTTATTCGGTGATGGACAAGACCAAAGCTAAAACGCAGCTGGGTGTGGCCATTCCGCACTGGCGTCACAGCCTGCAGGTGTGCTTGGGGCGGCTGGAGGTGTAG
- a CDS encoding aldehyde dehydrogenase family protein gives MAETLEATSTVVERPQFKSHYDNFIGGKWVAPVKGQYFENPSPIDGKAFCKVARSTKEDIELAIDAAHEAFKTWSKASATTRSNMLLKIADIMEANLAHLAAVETVENGKAIRETMAADLPLAIDHFRYFAGVIRAEEGSATELNETTLSLVIQEPLGVVGQIIPWNFPLLMATWKIAPALAAGCCVVVKPAEQTPASIMVLMEMIQDVLPAGVINVVNGFGLEAGKPLASNKRVQKVAFTGETTTGRLILQYAAENIIPVTMELGGKSPNIFCKSVMDADDDFLDKALEGAAMFALNQGEICTCPSRLLIHEDIYDAFMPRLIERVKAIKLGHPLDPNTMMGAQASNDQYEKILSYLEIGKAEGAEVLVGGEAHTHDHPELGDGYYIQPTIFRGHNKMRIFQEEIFGPVLSVATFKDNDEAIEMANDTLYGLGAGLWSRDAHELYTMPRAIHAGRVWVNCYHDYPAGAPFGGYKASGFGRENHKMMLAHYRQTKNMLISYSKQKLGFF, from the coding sequence ATGGCTGAAACCCTCGAAGCAACCTCCACCGTGGTGGAGCGTCCCCAGTTCAAGTCTCATTACGACAATTTCATCGGCGGCAAATGGGTGGCCCCGGTCAAAGGCCAGTACTTTGAAAATCCCTCGCCCATCGACGGCAAGGCCTTCTGTAAAGTGGCCCGCTCCACCAAGGAGGATATTGAGCTGGCGATAGACGCCGCCCATGAAGCCTTCAAAACCTGGAGCAAGGCCTCGGCCACCACGCGCAGCAACATGCTGCTCAAGATTGCCGACATCATGGAAGCCAACCTGGCCCACCTGGCGGCCGTGGAAACCGTGGAAAACGGCAAGGCCATCCGCGAGACCATGGCGGCCGACCTGCCGCTGGCAATCGACCACTTCCGCTACTTCGCGGGCGTGATTCGGGCCGAAGAAGGCTCGGCCACGGAGCTCAACGAAACCACGCTGTCGCTCGTGATTCAGGAGCCACTGGGCGTGGTGGGCCAGATTATCCCCTGGAACTTCCCGCTGCTGATGGCCACCTGGAAAATCGCGCCCGCCCTGGCCGCCGGCTGCTGCGTGGTGGTGAAGCCCGCCGAGCAAACCCCCGCCAGCATCATGGTGCTCATGGAAATGATTCAGGACGTGCTGCCCGCCGGCGTGATTAACGTCGTGAACGGCTTCGGCCTGGAAGCCGGCAAGCCCCTGGCCAGCAACAAGCGCGTGCAGAAAGTGGCCTTCACCGGCGAAACCACCACCGGCCGCCTCATACTGCAGTACGCCGCCGAAAACATCATCCCCGTGACCATGGAGCTGGGCGGCAAGTCGCCGAACATCTTCTGCAAATCGGTGATGGACGCCGACGACGACTTCCTCGACAAGGCCCTGGAAGGCGCCGCCATGTTTGCCTTGAACCAGGGCGAAATCTGCACCTGCCCCTCGCGCCTGCTCATTCACGAGGATATTTACGACGCCTTCATGCCCCGCCTCATCGAGCGCGTGAAAGCCATCAAGCTCGGTCACCCGCTCGACCCCAACACCATGATGGGCGCGCAGGCCTCGAACGACCAGTACGAGAAAATCTTGAGCTACCTGGAAATCGGCAAGGCCGAAGGCGCCGAGGTGCTGGTGGGCGGTGAGGCCCATACCCACGACCACCCCGAGCTGGGCGACGGCTACTACATCCAGCCCACCATCTTCCGGGGCCACAACAAAATGCGGATTTTCCAGGAGGAAATCTTCGGCCCGGTGCTGTCGGTGGCCACGTTCAAAGACAACGACGAAGCCATCGAAATGGCCAATGACACGCTCTACGGCCTCGGCGCCGGCCTCTGGAGCCGCGATGCCCACGAGCTATACACCATGCCCCGCGCCATTCATGCCGGCCGCGTGTGGGTGAACTGCTACCACGACTACCCCGCCGGCGCCCCCTTCGGCGGCTACAAAGCCTCCGGTTTTGGCCGCGAAAATCACAAGATGATGCTCGCCCACTACCGCCAGACCAAGAACATGCTCATCAGCTACAGCAAGCAGAAGCTGGGCTTCTTCTAG